The Ascaphus truei isolate aAscTru1 chromosome 3, aAscTru1.hap1, whole genome shotgun sequence genome includes a region encoding these proteins:
- the RGN gene encoding regucalcin, with the protein MSSIKIECVVRDKCRIGESPVWEEKEGTLLYVDITGQKVCRWNPNTNNVQSVCVEAPIGSVALRKLGGYVVAMGTTFGGLNWEDQSVTTIARVDEDKPNNRFNDGKVDPEGRFFAGTMAQEIRPAVVERNQGSLFTLYPDHSVVKHFDMVDISNGLDWSLDHKTLYYIDSLSYAVDAFDYDVKTGKVSNRRHLYKLEKGEGIPDGMCIDAEGKLWVACYNGGRVIRIDPQTGKRIQTVTLPVDKTTSCCFGGKDYSDMYVTSACDGMDEELSARQPQSGGIFKITGLGVKGIPPNVYAG; encoded by the exons ATGTCTTCCATTAAGATTGAGTGTGTTGTCCGTGACAAGTGCAGGATTGGAGAATCCCCAGTGTGGGAGGAAAAGGAAGGCACCCTGCTGTATGTGGACATCACAGGACAGAAGGTTTGTCGGTGGAACCCTAACACCAACAATGTGCAGAGTGTATGTGTAG AAGCCCCAATTGGCTCTGTTGCACTTCGGAAATTGGGTGGTTATGTTGTTGCCATGGGAACCACGTTTGGAGGTCTTAATTGGGAGGACCAGTCTGTAACCACGATCGCCCGCGTTGATGAGGACAAGCCCAACAACCGGTTTAATGATGGGAAGGTTGACCCAGAAGGAAGATTTTTTGCAG GCACCATGGCCCAGGAAATCCGCCCTGCGGTTGTCGAGAGGAACCAGGGTTCTCTGTTCACCCTCTATCCTGATCATTCTGTGGTGAAGCACTTTGACATGGTGGACATCTCTAATGGCTTAGACTGGTCCCTCGATCACAAAACGCTGTATTACATAGACAGCCTTTCGTACGCAGTTGATGCTTTCGACTATGATGTGAAAACTGGAAAAGTCT CGAACCGCAGGCACCTATACAAGCTGGAGAAGGGTGAAGGAATCCCAGATGGGATGTGCATAGATGCAGAAGGAAAACTTTGGGTGGCGTGTTATAATGGAGGACGGGTGATTCGCATAGATCCTCAGACTG GAAAGCGAATCCAAACGGTAACATTGCCAGTGGACAAGACAACCTCCTGCTGCTTTGGGGGAAAGGATTACTCAGACATGTACGTGACTTCTGCCTGCGATGGAATGGACGAGGAGCTGAGCGCCCGGCAGCCTCAGTCTGGGGGCATTTTCAAG